A stretch of the Bacillus sp. FJAT-18017 genome encodes the following:
- the priA gene encoding primosomal protein N' yields the protein MNIASVIVDVPAKQTDKPFDYLIPDKWVNTIVPGMRVVVPFGPRKVQGFVVGLKDRSEFDRLREIHEPMDLMPVLNEELLSLGNWLTENTLSFKISAFQAMLPAALKAKYDKKVILAQDRTVEELPVNLRHHFEGNGEIGWEDAVKGGLVPTLQKLASDGFVEVIYEVRERMRKKHLRYVFPLHTPEILKEEAGKIPGRAIKQLELLDFFIKNPDPIELRKITSELGFSASAVKALVDKGVLEEKDLEVYRDPYENRNFEKTKPHSLTDDQQSAISPVLASIEEERHEVFLLYGVTGSGKTEIYLQSIQEVINKGKEAIVLVPEISLTPQMVERFKGRFGDEVAVLHSGLSAGEKYDEWRKIQRREVKVAVGARSAIFAPFENLGIMIIDEEHETSYKQEEMPRYHARDVAIERGKKHSCPIILGSATPSLESFARAQKGVYTLLSLPYRMNAQPMPDVQIVDMREEMRSGNRSMFSRLLFEKIEDRLEKKEQIVLFLNKRGHSSFVMCRDCGYVMGCPHCDISLTYHRMNQQMKCHYCGYETHVPLICPECNSEHIRYFGTGTQKVEEELGKLLPHARVVRMDMDTTTRKGSHERLLKEFSEGHADILLGTQMIAKGLDFPNITLVGVLSADTMLHLPDFRSSEKTFQLMTQVSGRAGRHELPGEVVIQTYTPDHYSIELSGTQNYDLFYQREMMARKVHKYPPFFYLALVTVSHDQLMKAVSVTEQITSYIKARVSEDAVVLGPVASPIPRINDRYRYQCLVKYKREPSLNETLKMVLDQYQKEEGSSGLQVSVDINPYLLM from the coding sequence ATGAATATTGCAAGTGTAATAGTGGATGTCCCGGCAAAACAAACAGACAAGCCTTTTGATTATTTGATTCCCGATAAGTGGGTTAATACAATTGTCCCAGGGATGAGGGTGGTAGTCCCTTTTGGCCCTAGGAAGGTTCAAGGTTTTGTCGTAGGCTTGAAAGACCGCTCCGAATTTGACAGGCTTAGGGAAATCCATGAACCAATGGACTTGATGCCTGTATTGAATGAGGAACTATTAAGCCTTGGTAATTGGTTGACGGAGAATACGCTGAGCTTTAAAATTTCCGCGTTCCAAGCGATGCTGCCTGCAGCGCTAAAAGCGAAATACGATAAGAAGGTAATATTGGCACAGGACAGAACAGTCGAGGAGCTGCCCGTGAATTTACGCCATCATTTTGAAGGCAACGGTGAAATAGGCTGGGAAGATGCTGTCAAAGGAGGGCTGGTCCCGACTTTGCAAAAGCTTGCTTCGGATGGATTCGTTGAAGTCATTTATGAAGTGCGGGAACGAATGAGAAAGAAACATCTCAGATATGTGTTTCCGCTCCATACTCCTGAAATCTTAAAAGAAGAAGCCGGCAAAATACCTGGCAGGGCTATCAAACAGTTGGAATTGCTGGATTTTTTTATTAAAAATCCCGATCCTATTGAACTTAGAAAAATAACATCTGAACTTGGCTTTTCGGCATCTGCGGTAAAGGCACTGGTAGACAAGGGAGTCCTGGAGGAAAAAGATCTCGAAGTCTACCGAGATCCTTATGAAAACAGGAATTTTGAAAAAACCAAGCCCCATAGCCTTACAGATGACCAACAGTCAGCGATTTCACCAGTTCTTGCTTCCATCGAAGAGGAAAGGCATGAGGTTTTCCTTCTTTATGGTGTCACCGGCAGCGGAAAAACAGAAATATACTTGCAGTCCATTCAGGAAGTAATCAATAAAGGCAAAGAAGCAATTGTTCTCGTTCCTGAAATTTCTTTAACACCTCAAATGGTCGAAAGATTCAAAGGCCGTTTTGGAGACGAGGTGGCTGTATTGCACAGCGGTCTCTCAGCTGGCGAAAAATACGACGAGTGGAGGAAAATACAGCGCCGGGAAGTGAAGGTCGCTGTGGGAGCGAGGTCGGCCATTTTTGCTCCGTTTGAAAACCTTGGCATTATGATTATTGATGAGGAACACGAAACCAGTTACAAGCAGGAAGAAATGCCGCGTTACCATGCCAGGGATGTAGCCATTGAAAGAGGCAAGAAGCATTCCTGTCCGATCATTCTTGGAAGTGCGACACCCTCACTTGAATCGTTTGCCCGTGCGCAAAAAGGAGTTTATACACTTCTTAGTCTGCCTTACCGGATGAATGCCCAGCCAATGCCCGATGTTCAAATCGTCGATATGAGGGAAGAAATGAGGTCGGGGAACAGGTCAATGTTTTCAAGATTGCTTTTTGAAAAAATTGAGGACAGGCTGGAGAAAAAGGAACAGATTGTTCTTTTCCTGAATAAGAGGGGACACTCATCTTTTGTCATGTGCCGGGACTGCGGTTACGTCATGGGCTGCCCACATTGCGACATTTCTTTGACCTACCACAGGATGAATCAGCAAATGAAATGCCATTACTGCGGCTATGAGACTCATGTTCCGCTTATTTGTCCGGAGTGCAACAGCGAACATATCCGCTATTTTGGGACAGGCACACAAAAGGTTGAGGAGGAACTCGGCAAATTGCTCCCTCATGCCAGAGTCGTCAGGATGGACATGGATACAACGACAAGGAAAGGTTCTCATGAGAGGCTTCTGAAGGAATTTTCCGAAGGCCATGCCGATATTCTTCTGGGGACGCAAATGATTGCCAAGGGGCTCGATTTTCCGAATATTACACTAGTCGGTGTATTGTCTGCAGATACAATGCTGCACTTGCCTGACTTCAGGTCGTCGGAAAAGACATTCCAGCTTATGACACAAGTAAGCGGAAGGGCGGGCAGGCATGAATTGCCGGGTGAGGTCGTCATTCAAACGTATACACCAGATCATTACAGCATTGAACTGTCGGGAACACAGAATTACGATCTGTTCTATCAACGGGAAATGATGGCCAGGAAGGTACACAAATATCCTCCTTTCTTTTATTTGGCACTTGTGACAGTCAGCCATGATCAGCTGATGAAGGCAGTATCCGTGACAGAGCAAATCACTTCGTATATTAAAGCAAGAGTATCGGAGGATGCAGTAGTTCTGGGACCGGTTGCGTCCCCAATTCCACGGATTAATGACCGTTACCGATACCAATGCCTGGTGAAATACAAGCGCGAACCCTCCCTTAACGAAACTTTAAAAATGGTCCTCGACCAGTATCAAAAGGAAGAAGGCTCTTCAGGCCTTCAGGTTTCGGTTGATATAAATCCGTATTTATTAATGTAA
- the coaBC gene encoding bifunctional phosphopantothenoylcysteine decarboxylase/phosphopantothenate--cysteine ligase CoaBC, translating into MLNGKKVLLCVTGGIAVYKAAALTSKLVQAGAHVKVVMSESAMQFVTPLTFQALSRNDVYTDTFDEKDSAVIAHIDLADWPDLVICAPATANTIGKLAAGIADNMVTTILLATTAPVWIAPAMNVHMYEHPAVKRNIEILYSFGYRFIEPGEGYLACGYVGKGRLEEPEKIVELAQLFFSGEHGLLKGKTVLVTAGPTRERIDPVRFITNDSSGKMGYAIAEEAVREGARVILVTGPVALTPPKGAEVIHIESAQDMYEAVLRCFDETDFVIKSAAVADYRPKITHQQKVKKQQGDEAIELERTKDILMELGKRKTHQVLIGFAAETENLEEYAKKKLSSKNADMIVANNVKTIGAGFHGDTNIVSLFKKDGTSESLPLMTKQEVAKRIIAEASTLAGGGR; encoded by the coding sequence ATGTTAAACGGTAAGAAAGTATTATTATGTGTGACAGGTGGAATTGCGGTATATAAAGCAGCTGCTCTAACATCAAAGCTGGTCCAGGCAGGCGCTCATGTAAAAGTGGTCATGAGCGAGTCTGCAATGCAGTTTGTTACGCCGCTTACATTCCAGGCATTGTCCCGGAATGATGTTTATACAGATACCTTTGATGAAAAAGATTCGGCAGTAATTGCACATATCGATCTGGCAGATTGGCCTGATTTGGTCATTTGCGCACCGGCAACAGCCAATACAATTGGCAAATTGGCTGCCGGGATTGCGGATAACATGGTCACGACCATTCTGCTGGCTACTACAGCTCCCGTATGGATAGCTCCTGCAATGAATGTACATATGTACGAGCATCCTGCTGTAAAGCGGAATATTGAAATTTTATATAGTTTTGGATATAGATTCATCGAGCCTGGTGAAGGGTACCTTGCCTGCGGCTATGTAGGGAAGGGAAGGCTTGAGGAACCGGAGAAAATCGTTGAACTTGCACAGCTTTTTTTTAGCGGAGAGCATGGTTTATTAAAAGGGAAAACCGTTTTAGTGACCGCAGGGCCTACGCGTGAGCGAATTGATCCAGTACGTTTCATTACAAATGATTCAAGCGGCAAAATGGGATATGCGATTGCTGAAGAAGCTGTCAGGGAAGGTGCCCGCGTTATCCTCGTTACAGGACCGGTTGCCCTGACCCCTCCCAAAGGGGCGGAAGTAATCCACATCGAAAGCGCACAGGACATGTATGAAGCCGTCCTTCGCTGCTTTGATGAAACGGATTTTGTAATTAAGTCTGCTGCAGTTGCTGATTATCGGCCGAAGATTACCCACCAGCAAAAGGTGAAGAAGCAACAGGGAGATGAGGCTATCGAACTGGAACGTACGAAGGATATTCTCATGGAGCTAGGAAAAAGAAAGACTCACCAAGTACTGATTGGTTTTGCCGCGGAAACCGAGAATCTTGAAGAATATGCAAAGAAGAAGCTTTCATCAAAAAATGCCGACATGATTGTTGCTAATAATGTAAAAACCATAGGTGCCGGCTTTCATGGGGACACAAACATTGTCTCTTTATTTAAAAAGGATGGAACGAGCGAGAGCCTTCCGCTGATGACGAAGCAGGAGGTAGCCAAACGGATCATTGCAGAAGCTTCAACTCTGGCAGGGGGAGGCCGGTAA